A stretch of Enterobacter cloacae complex sp. ECNIH7 DNA encodes these proteins:
- a CDS encoding TraR/DksA family transcriptional regulator, translating into MADFIDLAQAREQEDRERYINRARRRPASPSRFLCEDCEAPIPEARRIAVPGVALCVTCQEIAEMKNKHVRGG; encoded by the coding sequence ATGGCCGATTTTATCGATCTTGCGCAGGCGCGCGAGCAGGAGGACAGAGAGCGGTACATTAATCGCGCCCGCAGACGACCCGCATCGCCTTCGCGTTTCCTCTGCGAGGACTGCGAGGCGCCGATACCGGAGGCGCGCCGAATAGCGGTGCCCGGCGTAGCCCTGTGCGTGACCTGCCAGGAGATCGCCGAGATGAAAAATAAACACGTCCGGGGAGGATAA
- a CDS encoding DUF2732 family protein, with product MRNSENRPYRIGSEELKRLLAEAKTEERCARALAVSLRLEALASHIYKTGMSGEDVAELLCHEAARYERESQELH from the coding sequence ATGCGAAACAGTGAAAACCGCCCTTATCGGATCGGAAGTGAAGAACTGAAACGCCTGCTGGCAGAGGCAAAAACAGAGGAACGATGCGCGCGAGCCCTCGCGGTCTCCCTGCGTCTGGAGGCGCTGGCGAGCCATATCTACAAAACCGGTATGAGCGGAGAAGACGTTGCCGAACTGCTGTGCCACGAGGCGGCTCGCTACGAGCGCGAATCTCAGGAGCTGCACTGA
- a CDS encoding DUF5347 domain-containing protein — MAIEAARARVPLSVGARLSGLNHVAELRARYGNDSGKELARFMAEMRDKRDPCFEENSRALAALFFLARLPVARHECDIGELTTEEKRALINAMNHFRAVVSLFPERLTMPI; from the coding sequence ATGGCGATAGAAGCTGCCCGTGCAAGGGTTCCACTTAGCGTGGGAGCGCGTCTTAGCGGGCTTAACCACGTCGCTGAACTGCGCGCCCGATACGGGAACGATAGCGGAAAAGAGCTGGCGCGGTTTATGGCTGAAATGCGCGATAAGCGCGATCCATGTTTTGAGGAGAACAGCAGGGCGCTGGCCGCCCTCTTTTTCCTGGCGAGATTGCCCGTCGCCCGCCACGAGTGCGATATCGGCGAGCTGACGACCGAAGAGAAACGGGCGCTAATTAACGCCATGAACCATTTTCGTGCTGTTGTGAGTTTATTCCCTGAACGGCTGACCATGCCGATATAA
- a CDS encoding phage repressor protein CI has translation MILDSQVNNEELLDRICQVYGFTQKIQLARHFNIAASSLQNRYARGTVSYDFAVQCALDTGASLRWLMTGQGAQFEGHPAPGDPVSVSTFTLSDGRLEENTTLSIDSGFFSKPLARGIAVRAEGKLHFIEKEASLTDGLWLVEIEGTASIRDLTLLPGKKLHVAGGKVPFECSIDEIKTVGRVVGIYSEVN, from the coding sequence TTGATTTTAGATTCTCAAGTGAATAATGAAGAGTTACTCGATAGAATCTGTCAGGTATATGGTTTCACGCAGAAAATCCAGCTGGCCCGGCACTTTAATATCGCCGCCAGCTCGCTTCAGAACCGCTACGCGCGCGGTACCGTCTCTTACGACTTTGCGGTTCAGTGCGCGCTGGACACCGGCGCCAGCCTTCGCTGGCTGATGACCGGACAAGGCGCGCAGTTTGAAGGTCATCCCGCGCCGGGCGATCCGGTTTCGGTTTCCACATTCACACTGAGTGATGGAAGGCTGGAAGAGAATACCACTTTGAGTATCGACTCTGGTTTCTTTAGCAAGCCGCTGGCTCGCGGCATCGCCGTTCGGGCGGAGGGAAAGCTGCACTTTATTGAAAAAGAAGCATCGTTAACCGACGGCCTGTGGCTGGTTGAGATTGAAGGCACCGCCAGCATCCGCGACCTCACGCTGCTGCCGGGTAAAAAACTCCACGTGGCGGGCGGCAAGGTTCCGTTTGAGTGCAGTATCGACGAGATAAAAACGGTGGGTCGCGTGGTGGGGATTTACAGCGAGGTTAATTGA
- a CDS encoding molecular chaperone DnaJ, which translates to MSTPIKRLEIIKNAIELEDDDIIQSQLTRLKNEAFDDELQAIVVALEKKNYTAAMAAITAWLQGQRAVTQWRDPQVAASKLELKALEERLRDLIDRRNARVQQLDEFNDLYFSRLGPLMQQILALRKTLAELNLRRQQAEARRREEDYRRCQRYMAQAVEVLATLTQRWRDLPADSVQAAEARKHLEQQSNLIANLLAEALELESGLTREEEPARQARDDANEEYEKYREQHHDAEVRLRKGKDLSEEDRNELKRLWRQASKLCHPDLVADDLKEEANAMMVQLNQAKQRGDVKTIRSLVARLQQGFEPLMASDRLNDLERIRKKMAQVREQIDILVNELAELEKEESWLLVSSLNNMEAYFAQQEKALHEVRASLEHQVSEAQLDSAA; encoded by the coding sequence ATGAGCACACCGATCAAACGGCTAGAAATCATTAAAAATGCCATTGAACTGGAAGATGACGACATCATCCAGAGCCAGCTGACACGGCTGAAAAATGAAGCGTTTGACGATGAGCTACAGGCAATCGTCGTGGCGCTTGAAAAGAAGAACTACACCGCTGCGATGGCGGCAATTACCGCCTGGCTTCAGGGCCAGCGCGCCGTGACCCAGTGGCGCGATCCGCAGGTGGCCGCCAGCAAGCTGGAGCTGAAGGCGCTGGAAGAGCGTCTGCGCGATCTGATTGACCGCCGCAACGCCCGGGTGCAGCAGCTTGATGAGTTCAACGATCTCTATTTCTCTCGCCTCGGGCCGCTGATGCAGCAGATCCTCGCCCTGCGTAAAACGCTGGCCGAGCTAAACCTGCGCCGTCAGCAGGCGGAAGCGCGTCGCCGTGAGGAAGATTACCGTCGCTGCCAGCGCTATATGGCGCAGGCGGTAGAGGTGCTGGCGACGCTCACCCAGCGCTGGCGCGATCTCCCGGCCGACTCCGTGCAGGCCGCTGAGGCGCGCAAGCATCTTGAACAGCAAAGCAATCTGATTGCCAACCTGCTGGCCGAAGCGCTGGAGCTGGAGAGCGGCTTAACGCGCGAAGAGGAGCCTGCGCGTCAGGCGCGAGACGACGCTAACGAAGAGTACGAGAAATATCGCGAGCAGCATCACGATGCCGAAGTGCGGCTGCGCAAAGGTAAGGATCTTTCGGAAGAGGATCGGAACGAGCTGAAGCGCCTCTGGCGGCAGGCGAGCAAGCTCTGCCATCCGGATCTGGTGGCGGACGATCTGAAAGAGGAAGCTAATGCGATGATGGTGCAGCTCAACCAGGCGAAGCAGCGTGGCGACGTTAAAACCATTCGCTCACTGGTAGCCCGCCTGCAGCAGGGCTTTGAGCCATTGATGGCAAGCGACAGGTTGAACGATCTGGAACGTATCCGCAAAAAAATGGCGCAGGTTCGCGAGCAGATAGACATTTTAGTGAACGAGCTGGCGGAGCTTGAGAAAGAGGAGTCCTGGCTTCTGGTCTCGTCGCTCAACAATATGGAAGCTTACTTCGCTCAGCAGGAGAAAGCGCTACACGAGGTCCGCGCCTCGCTCGAACATCAGGTGAGCGAAGCGCAGCTGGATTCCGCCGCCTGA
- a CDS encoding siderophore-interacting protein, with amino-acid sequence MASTRYPQRVRNDLRFRELTVLRVERPSAGFQRIVLGGEQLEGFSSRGFDDHTKVFFPAPGAVFVPPVVTDEGIDWGDGVRPQTRDYTPLYDEANHELVLDFFVHDGGIASRWAVEAKVGDRLTIGGPRGSLVVPEDYAWQLYVCDESGMPALRRRLESIAKLPVRPEIHAVVTVGDDSYKDYLAHLSEFNITWVVGHSEQAVADHLAALAVPGEDYFIWLTGEGKAVKTLSRQFETDAIDQQLVRASAYWHAK; translated from the coding sequence ATGGCATCTACCCGTTACCCACAGCGTGTTCGTAATGACCTGCGCTTTCGCGAGCTGACGGTGCTCCGCGTTGAGCGCCCCAGCGCGGGTTTCCAGCGGATTGTTTTAGGCGGCGAGCAGCTGGAGGGCTTTAGCTCCCGCGGTTTCGACGACCATACCAAAGTCTTTTTCCCTGCCCCGGGCGCGGTGTTTGTGCCGCCGGTGGTCACCGATGAAGGTATCGACTGGGGTGACGGCGTACGTCCTCAGACGCGCGACTACACGCCGCTGTACGACGAGGCAAACCATGAGCTGGTGCTCGATTTCTTCGTTCATGACGGCGGCATTGCCAGCCGCTGGGCGGTTGAGGCAAAAGTGGGCGACAGGCTGACCATCGGCGGCCCGCGCGGTTCGCTGGTGGTGCCGGAGGATTACGCCTGGCAGCTGTACGTGTGCGACGAGTCCGGCATGCCCGCGCTGCGCCGACGCTTAGAGAGCATTGCTAAACTGCCGGTTCGCCCGGAAATTCATGCGGTAGTGACGGTTGGGGACGATTCTTATAAGGACTATCTGGCGCACCTGAGTGAATTCAACATCACCTGGGTTGTAGGCCACAGCGAGCAGGCGGTAGCGGACCATCTGGCGGCGCTGGCCGTTCCTGGTGAAGATTACTTCATCTGGCTGACCGGGGAAGGGAAGGCAGTGAAGACGCTGAGTCGTCAGTTTGAAACCGATGCGATTGACCAGCAGCTGGTGCGTGCCAGCGCATACTGGCACGCCAAATAA
- a CDS encoding PadR family transcriptional regulator: MRHEHDSGGRRPRFFGHGDLRLVILDILTRSASHGYELIKEIENLTQGNYTPSPGVIYPTLDYLQDQTFITITEEENGRKTITITAEGQRWLDENREQLEQIQVRIKARSVGFQLRKNPQMKRALDNFKAVLDLKVNQGELSDAQLKQIIGVIDRAALEISQLD, from the coding sequence ATGCGACACGAACACGACAGCGGCGGGCGCCGACCGCGCTTTTTCGGCCATGGCGATCTGCGGCTGGTGATTCTGGATATTCTGACCCGCAGCGCGAGCCACGGCTACGAGCTGATCAAAGAGATCGAGAATCTGACTCAGGGGAATTACACCCCGAGCCCAGGCGTGATCTACCCGACCCTGGATTATCTTCAGGATCAGACCTTTATCACCATTACGGAAGAAGAGAACGGTCGTAAGACGATTACGATTACCGCTGAAGGACAACGCTGGCTGGACGAAAACCGGGAGCAGCTGGAACAGATCCAGGTGCGTATCAAAGCGCGTTCCGTCGGTTTTCAGCTGCGCAAAAACCCGCAGATGAAGCGGGCGCTGGATAACTTCAAAGCGGTGTTAGATCTGAAGGTGAATCAGGGAGAGCTCAGCGACGCGCAGCTCAAGCAGATTATCGGCGTTATTGACCGCGCGGCGCTCGAGATCTCCCAGCTGGATTAA
- a CDS encoding methyl-accepting chemotaxis protein, which yields MFLHDVKIGTKLFLAFGFFIVLMALSASLSLISLNRANNGMQSIITSDYPTTVKANQLIDNFQEFISTQQLMLLDEQGTYTGQSQQRLKEISEHITVILGELNNALQDQKSQQVLAEIRSVRQQYLDSRYRILQAVQNNNRAGAIQEMMTTTLAVQQAYKAKVKELITIQNSEMQSAGAQVEGDFRSNRLLLILLTLFSIAAGSLIGWFIVRAITRPLGEAVHFAKAISEGDLTGSITPHGKDETGLLLHALMEMKTRLLDIVQQVQTGSENISSAAAQIVAGNQDLAARTEEQASSVEQTAASMEQITATVKNTASHTGEATNLSADAATVVKNNGEMMKQVTSKMRLINETSNRMSDIIDLIDAIAFQTNILALNAAVEAARAGEHGRGFAVVAGEVRQLAQKSASSASEIRELIESSTSQTQDGMNLVEKASALINGMVGNVEEMDAILREIRQASHEQTEGISQINSAIGLIDATTQQNSALVEESVAAAASLNEQAMHLKELVRVFRVSEHAPA from the coding sequence ATGTTCTTACATGACGTAAAGATCGGCACGAAATTATTTCTGGCGTTTGGGTTCTTTATTGTCCTGATGGCGCTCAGCGCGAGCCTGTCTCTGATAAGCCTGAACCGGGCTAATAACGGGATGCAATCGATTATTACCAGCGATTATCCGACCACGGTAAAAGCGAACCAGTTAATCGATAACTTCCAGGAATTTATTAGCACTCAACAGCTGATGCTGCTGGACGAGCAGGGCACCTATACGGGGCAATCTCAGCAGCGCCTGAAAGAGATCAGCGAGCACATCACGGTGATCCTGGGCGAGCTGAACAACGCGCTGCAGGATCAAAAGTCTCAGCAGGTGCTGGCGGAGATCCGCAGCGTGCGCCAGCAGTATCTGGACTCGCGCTACCGCATTTTGCAGGCGGTGCAGAACAACAATCGTGCGGGCGCTATTCAGGAGATGATGACCACCACCCTCGCCGTGCAGCAGGCTTATAAAGCGAAGGTGAAGGAGCTGATTACCATTCAAAACAGCGAGATGCAAAGTGCCGGTGCGCAGGTGGAAGGGGATTTCAGGTCTAACCGACTGCTGCTGATCCTGCTCACGCTCTTTAGCATTGCGGCAGGCAGCCTGATTGGCTGGTTTATCGTGCGCGCTATCACTCGTCCGCTCGGCGAGGCGGTACATTTTGCAAAAGCCATTTCTGAGGGCGATCTCACGGGCAGCATCACGCCACACGGCAAAGACGAAACGGGTCTGCTGCTGCATGCGCTGATGGAGATGAAAACGCGACTGCTGGACATCGTGCAGCAGGTGCAAACCGGCTCGGAGAATATCTCCAGCGCAGCCGCGCAGATTGTCGCCGGGAACCAGGATCTGGCCGCGCGCACGGAAGAGCAGGCAAGTTCTGTAGAACAGACCGCCGCCTCGATGGAGCAGATCACCGCGACGGTGAAAAATACCGCCTCGCATACCGGGGAAGCGACCAACCTTTCGGCCGATGCCGCCACGGTGGTTAAAAACAACGGCGAGATGATGAAGCAGGTGACCAGCAAAATGCGCCTGATTAACGAAACGTCGAACCGGATGTCCGACATTATCGACCTGATCGACGCCATTGCGTTCCAGACCAACATTCTGGCGCTGAACGCGGCGGTGGAAGCGGCGCGCGCCGGCGAGCACGGTCGCGGCTTTGCGGTGGTGGCGGGTGAAGTTCGCCAGCTTGCCCAGAAGAGTGCGTCATCTGCCAGCGAAATCCGCGAGCTGATTGAGAGCTCTACCAGCCAGACCCAGGACGGGATGAACCTGGTTGAAAAAGCGAGTGCGTTGATTAATGGGATGGTCGGCAACGTGGAAGAGATGGACGCGATCCTGCGCGAAATCCGCCAGGCCAGCCACGAGCAGACGGAAGGTATCTCGCAGATTAACAGCGCGATTGGCCTGATTGATGCCACCACCCAGCAGAACTCCGCGCTGGTGGAGGAGTCCGTCGCGGCGGCAGCATCGCTTAACGAACAGGCGATGCACCTGAAGGAGCTGGTGCGCGTCTTCCGCGTGAGCGAGCACGCTCCGGCTTAA
- a CDS encoding methyl-accepting chemotaxis protein has product MSSPTYVTQNEYPLDDDTTLMSTTDVHSYITHANDTFVQVSGYQLDELTGQPHNMVRHPDMPKAAFADMWYTLQQGEPWSGIVKNRRKNGDHYWVRANAVPMVRQGQVTGYMSIRTKATAEEIAAVEPLYRALNDGSCKKRIHKGLVVGKGWLGKLPAMPLRWRVRSVMAALFAVLAATLIATSAGWMPLAAAALVMLLGTLLFELQIVRPVENVARQALKVATGERNSVQHLNRSDELGLTLRAVGQLGLMCRWLINDVSSQVVSVRDGSDRLAQGNEDLNVRTRQTVANVQQTVATMNQMAASVQSNSETAAEVDKLSVAASSAATKGGNAMQTVVKTMDDIADSTQRIGSITSLINDIAFQTNILALNAAVEAARAGEQGKGFAVVAGEVRHLASRSASAANDIRKLIDASASKVQSGSEQVHAAGRTMDDIVEQVKNVTQLIAQISHATSEQATGLSELTRAVAELDSITQKNADLVEESAHISAMVKHRAGRLKDAVTVLH; this is encoded by the coding sequence ATGTCCTCTCCAACCTATGTCACCCAGAATGAATATCCTCTGGACGATGACACTACCTTAATGTCTACCACAGACGTCCACAGCTACATCACACACGCCAACGACACCTTTGTGCAGGTGAGCGGCTACCAGCTCGATGAGCTGACGGGCCAGCCGCACAATATGGTGCGCCATCCCGATATGCCAAAAGCCGCGTTTGCCGATATGTGGTACACGCTGCAGCAGGGCGAGCCGTGGAGCGGAATTGTCAAAAACCGGCGCAAAAACGGTGACCACTACTGGGTGCGTGCGAATGCGGTGCCGATGGTGCGCCAGGGGCAGGTGACAGGCTATATGTCCATTCGCACCAAAGCCACAGCGGAAGAGATTGCCGCCGTGGAGCCGCTCTACCGGGCGCTGAACGACGGAAGCTGTAAGAAACGTATTCATAAAGGGCTGGTGGTTGGAAAAGGCTGGCTGGGCAAACTGCCGGCTATGCCGCTGCGCTGGCGCGTGCGCAGCGTGATGGCGGCGCTTTTTGCCGTTCTCGCCGCCACGCTGATCGCGACCTCCGCCGGGTGGATGCCGCTCGCCGCAGCCGCTCTGGTCATGCTGCTGGGGACACTGCTGTTTGAGCTGCAGATTGTCCGCCCTGTAGAGAATGTGGCGCGACAGGCCCTGAAGGTCGCAACCGGAGAGCGCAACAGCGTGCAGCATCTGAACCGCAGCGACGAGCTGGGGCTGACGCTGCGCGCGGTCGGGCAGCTGGGCCTGATGTGCCGCTGGTTAATCAATGACGTGTCGAGCCAGGTGGTGAGCGTCCGTGACGGCAGCGACAGGCTGGCGCAGGGAAATGAAGATCTGAACGTTCGCACGCGTCAGACCGTGGCGAACGTGCAGCAGACCGTCGCGACAATGAACCAGATGGCCGCTTCCGTTCAGAGTAACTCTGAAACCGCCGCCGAGGTGGATAAACTCTCCGTGGCCGCGAGCAGCGCGGCGACGAAAGGGGGCAACGCGATGCAGACCGTTGTCAAAACCATGGATGACATTGCCGACAGCACGCAGCGAATTGGCTCGATTACCTCCCTGATTAACGATATCGCTTTCCAGACCAATATTCTGGCGCTGAACGCGGCGGTTGAAGCGGCAAGGGCAGGAGAGCAGGGAAAAGGTTTTGCCGTGGTCGCGGGCGAAGTGCGCCATCTCGCCAGCCGAAGCGCCAGTGCCGCCAATGATATTCGTAAACTCATTGATGCCAGCGCCAGCAAGGTGCAGTCCGGCTCTGAGCAGGTTCACGCCGCAGGTCGCACGATGGATGATATTGTCGAGCAGGTGAAAAACGTGACGCAGCTTATCGCCCAGATCAGCCACGCGACCTCCGAGCAGGCAACCGGACTGTCAGAGTTGACCCGCGCGGTGGCCGAACTCGACAGCATCACGCAGAAAAACGCCGACCTGGTCGAAGAGAGCGCCCACATTTCTGCGATGGTGAAGCACCGCGCCGGACGCCTTAAGGATGCGGTAACTGTGCTTCATTGA
- the ygjG gene encoding putrescine aminotransferase → MNRLPSSASALACTAHALNLIEKRTLDHEEMKQLNREVIDYFKEHVNPGFLEYRKSVTAGGDYGAVEWQAGSLNTLVDTQGQEFIDCLGGFGIFNVGHRNPVVVSAVQNQLAKQPLHSQELLDPLRAMLAKTLAALTPGKLKYSFFSNSGTESVEAAIKLAKAYQSPRGKFTFIATSGAFHGKSLGALSATAKSTFRKPFMPLLPGFRHVPFGDINAMRTVLSECRKTGDDVAAVILEPIQGEGGVILPPQGYLPAVRQLCDEFGALLILDEVQTGMGRTGKMFACEHENVQPDILCLAKALGGGVMPIGATVATEEVFSVLFDNPFLHTTTFGGNPLACAAALATINVLLEQNLPAQAEQKGDMLLDGFRQLGREYPDLVQDARGKGMLMAIEFVDNETGYSFASEMFRQRVLVAGTLNNSKTIRIEPPLTLTIEQCEQVLKAARKALAALRISVEEA, encoded by the coding sequence TTGAACAGGTTACCTTCCAGCGCCTCGGCTCTTGCCTGTACCGCGCACGCACTGAATCTCATTGAGAAGCGAACGCTCGATCATGAGGAGATGAAACAACTTAACCGAGAGGTCATCGATTACTTTAAAGAGCACGTCAATCCAGGTTTTCTGGAGTATCGCAAATCTGTTACCGCCGGCGGGGATTACGGAGCCGTAGAGTGGCAAGCGGGGAGTCTTAACACGCTTGTCGACACCCAGGGACAGGAGTTTATCGATTGCCTGGGTGGTTTTGGTATCTTCAACGTGGGGCACCGTAATCCAGTTGTGGTTTCCGCCGTACAGAATCAACTTGCGAAACAACCTCTCCATAGCCAGGAACTGCTCGACCCGCTTCGCGCCATGCTCGCGAAAACGCTGGCGGCCTTAACGCCCGGCAAACTGAAGTACAGCTTCTTTAGCAACAGCGGCACGGAATCGGTCGAAGCGGCGATTAAACTCGCCAAAGCGTACCAGTCGCCGCGCGGGAAATTCACCTTTATCGCCACCAGCGGCGCGTTCCACGGTAAATCTCTGGGCGCACTGTCTGCTACCGCCAAATCCACCTTCCGCAAACCGTTTATGCCGCTGCTGCCGGGCTTCCGCCACGTGCCGTTTGGCGACATCAACGCCATGCGCACCGTGCTGAGCGAATGCCGTAAAACCGGCGATGACGTGGCCGCGGTGATCCTGGAGCCGATTCAGGGTGAAGGCGGCGTAATCCTCCCTCCGCAGGGCTATCTGCCCGCCGTGCGTCAGCTGTGCGATGAGTTTGGCGCGCTGCTGATCCTCGACGAAGTCCAGACCGGGATGGGGCGCACTGGCAAAATGTTTGCCTGCGAGCACGAAAACGTTCAGCCGGACATCCTGTGCCTGGCGAAGGCGCTCGGCGGCGGCGTGATGCCGATTGGTGCGACGGTTGCGACTGAAGAGGTCTTCTCGGTGCTGTTCGACAACCCGTTCCTGCATACCACCACCTTTGGCGGTAACCCGCTGGCCTGTGCGGCCGCGCTGGCGACCATCAACGTGCTGCTGGAGCAAAACCTGCCCGCGCAGGCGGAGCAGAAAGGCGACATGCTGCTGGACGGCTTCCGTCAGCTAGGCCGGGAGTATCCGGACCTGGTGCAGGACGCGCGTGGCAAAGGGATGCTGATGGCGATTGAGTTTGTCGATAACGAAACCGGCTATAGCTTCGCGAGCGAGATGTTCCGCCAGCGGGTGCTGGTGGCCGGCACGCTCAACAACTCGAAAACCATCCGCATTGAACCGCCGCTGACGCTGACGATTGAGCAGTGCGAGCAGGTGCTGAAAGCGGCGCGTAAAGCGCTGGCAGCGCTGCGAATAAGTGTGGAAGAGGCGTAA
- a CDS encoding helix-turn-helix domain-containing protein produces the protein MTVKVNIMTDSGADVAQVSLAVANRIRNWRKEKKLSLDELSRRASVSKGMLVEIEKGAANPSIAILCKLAAALGISVADIVNVSSEPLVHVIEESAIPVLWQGAQGGRARLLAGTAGPDMIELWQWEMQPGERFTSPGHPAGTFELLHVNEGVLTLTVDETVTQVAAGESAVAKTEAAHGYANGGKNVLRFTMTVAEFHR, from the coding sequence ATGACTGTTAAAGTCAATATAATGACTGATTCGGGTGCCGACGTTGCCCAGGTAAGCCTGGCCGTGGCGAACCGCATCCGCAACTGGCGTAAAGAGAAAAAGCTGTCGTTGGACGAGCTGTCCCGCCGGGCCAGCGTCAGTAAAGGCATGCTGGTGGAGATCGAAAAGGGCGCAGCCAACCCCAGTATCGCCATCTTGTGCAAGCTGGCCGCCGCGCTCGGCATCTCCGTAGCGGATATCGTCAACGTCTCCAGCGAGCCGCTGGTGCATGTTATCGAAGAGTCCGCGATTCCGGTGCTGTGGCAGGGCGCACAGGGTGGACGCGCCAGACTGCTGGCGGGAACGGCAGGCCCGGATATGATTGAGCTATGGCAGTGGGAGATGCAGCCGGGAGAGCGCTTTACCTCTCCGGGGCACCCGGCGGGAACCTTTGAGCTGCTGCACGTGAACGAAGGCGTTTTAACGCTGACGGTGGACGAGACGGTGACGCAGGTTGCTGCAGGCGAATCGGCGGTGGCGAAAACGGAAGCTGCGCACGGTTATGCCAATGGAGGAAAAAACGTTCTGCGCTTTACCATGACGGTGGCGGAGTTCCACCGCTAA
- a CDS encoding B3/B4 domain-containing protein, whose amino-acid sequence MSLVTPSIDSRLAGIAPGFRALSILVEAAPITHPEVAPAALAQACQQMLNDDVPWADAHLSDWDEVFKAFGAKPKRTPCSASALRKRVLKDGSLPSLDPVVDIYNAVSIRYAIPVGGENLAAYSGAPRLTLADGSEPFDTFKEGEPMVEYPDAGEVIWRDDLGVTCRRWNWRQGVRSRLDSQAQSMWFILESLPSMPLAALEEAGEELVNNLQRLMPGATARVQLLTL is encoded by the coding sequence ATGTCTCTCGTTACGCCGTCAATAGATTCGCGTCTTGCCGGGATTGCCCCGGGCTTTCGGGCGCTGAGCATTCTGGTTGAAGCTGCGCCGATTACCCACCCGGAGGTTGCGCCCGCCGCGCTGGCGCAGGCCTGCCAGCAGATGTTGAATGATGATGTGCCGTGGGCTGATGCACATCTTTCAGACTGGGATGAGGTGTTTAAAGCCTTCGGCGCGAAACCGAAACGCACGCCCTGCTCGGCCTCCGCCCTGCGCAAGCGGGTACTGAAAGACGGTTCGCTGCCGTCGCTGGACCCGGTGGTGGATATCTATAACGCGGTAAGCATTCGCTATGCCATTCCGGTGGGTGGGGAAAATCTCGCGGCGTACTCGGGTGCGCCGCGCCTGACGCTGGCAGACGGCAGCGAGCCGTTTGATACCTTTAAGGAGGGAGAGCCGATGGTGGAATACCCGGATGCTGGCGAGGTTATCTGGCGAGACGACCTCGGCGTCACCTGCCGCCGCTGGAACTGGCGACAGGGAGTCCGTTCCCGTCTGGACAGCCAGGCACAATCTATGTGGTTTATTCTTGAAAGCCTGCCGTCAATGCCGCTTGCGGCACTGGAAGAGGCAGGAGAAGAGCTGGTCAACAACCTGCAGCGGCTGATGCCGGGAGCCACGGCTCGGGTTCAGCTGCTGACGCTGTAG
- a CDS encoding dihydrodipicolinate synthase family protein, whose amino-acid sequence MFHGLSAFPLTPLKEGTFDEHSFINLLRPVVDAGVDSLGILGSTGSYAYLTVEKRGRIARCAVAHADDIPVIVSIGALRLDDILRLADDAQSAGVSGVLLAPVSYQRLTEDEVFHLYETVTRQISVPLCIYDNPATTGFSFSDELLFAAAALPNIGSIKLGRVPEDLSQVRARLPDTVTLGIAGDWRAASALQAGFDVWYSVVGGLFPQTALAIARSKESAQSERLEPLWALFRHYGSLRVVAAAAEMLGKVETPALPFPLQAIQGEPREALAAILADLVLA is encoded by the coding sequence ATGTTTCACGGGTTAAGCGCTTTTCCGTTAACCCCCCTGAAAGAGGGGACGTTTGACGAGCACTCCTTCATCAATCTTCTGCGCCCCGTGGTCGACGCTGGCGTGGATTCACTGGGCATTTTGGGCTCAACGGGAAGTTACGCCTATCTGACCGTTGAAAAGCGCGGTCGGATCGCACGCTGCGCGGTGGCGCATGCTGATGACATTCCGGTCATCGTCAGCATCGGCGCATTGCGGCTGGACGATATTCTGCGTCTGGCTGACGACGCGCAATCGGCAGGAGTCTCCGGCGTACTGCTGGCACCCGTGTCGTACCAGCGATTAACGGAAGACGAAGTGTTTCATCTCTATGAGACGGTGACCCGCCAGATCTCCGTACCGCTGTGCATTTACGATAATCCCGCCACGACTGGTTTTTCGTTTAGCGATGAACTGTTATTTGCCGCCGCGGCCCTGCCGAATATAGGGTCCATAAAGCTTGGCCGCGTGCCGGAGGACCTGTCGCAGGTACGCGCTCGTCTTCCGGATACCGTCACGCTGGGCATCGCCGGTGACTGGCGAGCGGCCTCCGCCCTGCAGGCCGGGTTTGACGTCTGGTACTCGGTGGTCGGCGGGTTGTTTCCGCAAACAGCGCTGGCGATTGCCCGTTCGAAAGAGTCGGCACAATCCGAGCGGCTGGAGCCGCTTTGGGCGCTGTTCCGCCATTATGGTAGTTTGCGGGTGGTAGCGGCAGCGGCAGAAATGCTGGGGAAAGTGGAAACGCCCGCGCTACCCTTCCCCCTTCAGGCTATTCAGGGTGAGCCGCGCGAAGCGCTTGCTGCGATACTTGCGGATCTGGTGCTGGCCTGA